The following proteins are co-located in the Shouchella hunanensis genome:
- a CDS encoding glycoside hydrolase family 43 protein: MTTIQNPILTGFNPDPSICRAGDDYYIAVSTFEWFPGVGIYHSKDLKNWKLVARPLNRLSQLNMSGNPDSGGVWAPALSYSDGKFWLIFTDVKVVAGQWKDCHNYLVTCDTIDGDWSDPIHLNSSGFDPSLFHHEDGRKYFVNMVWDHRIPNHSFYGIVLQEYDPVKQTLVGIKEVIFKGTDMKLTEAPHLYFINGYYYLLTAEGGTRFEHQATIARSKDLWGPYEVHPENPLLTSYPYPKNKLQKAGHASIVHTHTDEWFLVHLTGRPLPRNGQPLLAPRGYCPLGRETAIQRLEWKNDWPYMVGGNEPSLQIEGPAMTEYPFEQEDQTDHFDKETLPMNYQTLRIPLDKKCLSLQDRPGHLRLYGKESLTSKFTQSFVARRWQHFHFKAETKVHFQPETFQQAAGLVNYYNTENWTALQVTYNEEKGRVLALTACDNFSFSQPLGNQEIPIPNEVEDVYLRVTVETETYHYSYSFDGVHWTRINILFDSYKLSDDYVRGGGFFTGAFVGMQCQDTSGESLPADFDYFTYEPLD; the protein is encoded by the coding sequence ATGACAACGATTCAAAACCCTATTTTAACTGGATTCAACCCTGACCCAAGTATTTGTCGAGCTGGAGACGATTACTACATTGCCGTCTCGACTTTTGAATGGTTCCCAGGTGTAGGCATTTATCATTCGAAGGATTTAAAAAACTGGAAGCTCGTTGCAAGACCCCTTAATCGACTATCCCAGCTAAATATGAGCGGAAATCCTGATTCAGGTGGTGTATGGGCCCCTGCTTTGTCCTATTCAGACGGGAAATTCTGGTTAATTTTCACAGATGTTAAGGTCGTGGCCGGACAATGGAAGGACTGCCATAATTACCTCGTTACGTGCGATACAATCGATGGCGACTGGTCTGATCCCATTCACTTAAACAGTTCCGGCTTTGATCCATCGCTGTTCCATCATGAAGACGGTAGAAAATATTTCGTTAACATGGTATGGGATCACCGTATACCCAATCATTCTTTCTACGGCATTGTTCTACAAGAATACGACCCAGTGAAACAGACATTAGTTGGAATAAAAGAAGTGATTTTCAAAGGAACAGACATGAAACTAACGGAAGCTCCTCATCTTTATTTCATTAATGGCTATTACTATTTGTTAACGGCAGAAGGTGGGACGCGTTTCGAACACCAGGCAACAATCGCTCGGTCAAAAGATTTATGGGGCCCTTATGAAGTGCACCCAGAAAATCCATTACTGACGTCGTATCCATATCCTAAAAACAAGCTTCAAAAAGCTGGCCATGCGTCCATCGTCCACACGCACACGGATGAATGGTTTCTTGTTCACCTTACTGGCCGACCGTTACCTAGGAATGGTCAACCCTTACTGGCACCGAGAGGCTATTGTCCACTAGGAAGAGAAACAGCGATTCAACGCCTAGAATGGAAAAACGATTGGCCTTATATGGTCGGGGGAAATGAGCCCTCCCTTCAGATTGAAGGACCTGCTATGACAGAATACCCGTTTGAACAAGAAGACCAAACCGATCATTTTGACAAAGAGACGTTACCTATGAATTACCAAACGTTACGCATCCCTCTAGACAAAAAGTGTCTTTCTCTGCAAGATCGTCCTGGACACTTGCGTCTGTATGGAAAAGAATCGTTAACATCGAAATTTACACAATCATTTGTAGCAAGAAGATGGCAACATTTTCACTTTAAAGCTGAAACAAAGGTCCATTTTCAACCAGAAACCTTTCAACAAGCTGCGGGACTTGTAAACTATTACAACACAGAGAATTGGACCGCTCTGCAAGTCACCTACAACGAAGAAAAAGGCAGAGTGCTTGCACTTACAGCCTGCGACAATTTCTCTTTTTCACAACCACTAGGGAATCAAGAGATCCCCATCCCAAATGAAGTGGAAGATGTCTATTTACGTGTTACCGTCGAAACCGAAACGTATCATTACTCTTACTCGTTCGATGGTGTACATTGGACAAGAATAAACATACTCTTTGATTCTTATAAACTATCGGACGATTATGTTCGTGGGGGAGGCTTTTTCACTGGCGCTTTTGTCGGGATGCAATGCCAAGATACATCAGGCGAGAGTCTTCCAGCTGACTTTGA